In Streptomyces sp. NBC_01439, the following are encoded in one genomic region:
- a CDS encoding aldehyde dehydrogenase family protein: MASAFEYAPAPESRSVVDIAPSYGLFIDGEFTDAADGKVFKTVSPSSEEVLAEVAQAGAADVDRAVKAARKAFASWSALPGSERAKYLFRIARIIQERSRELAVLETLDNGKPIKETRDADLPLVAAHFFYYAGWADKLDHAGYGPNPRPLGVAGQVIPWNFPLLMLAWKIAPALATGNTVVLKPAETTPLSALFFADICRQAGLPKGVVNILTGYGDAGAALVEHPDVNKVAFTGSTAVGKKIARHVAGTDKKVTLELGGKGANIVFDDAPIDQAVEGIVNGIFFNQGQVCCAGSRLLVQESIHDELLDSLKRRLSTLRLGDPLDKNTDIGAINSAEQLARITALAETGEAEGAERWSPACELPSSGYWFAPTLFTNVTQAHTVARDEIFGPVLSVLTFRTPDEAVAKANNSQYGLSAGIWTEKGSRILAVANQLRAGVVWANTFNKFDPTSPFGGYKESGFGREGGRHGLEGYLDV; the protein is encoded by the coding sequence ATGGCATCTGCATTCGAGTACGCACCGGCTCCCGAGTCCCGCTCGGTCGTCGACATCGCCCCCTCCTACGGGCTCTTCATCGACGGTGAGTTCACCGACGCCGCCGACGGCAAGGTCTTCAAGACCGTCTCGCCGAGCAGCGAGGAGGTCCTCGCCGAGGTCGCCCAGGCGGGCGCCGCCGACGTGGACCGCGCCGTCAAGGCCGCCCGCAAGGCCTTCGCCTCCTGGTCCGCGCTGCCGGGCTCCGAGCGCGCCAAGTACCTCTTCCGCATCGCCCGGATCATCCAGGAGCGCAGCCGCGAGCTCGCCGTCCTGGAGACCCTGGACAACGGCAAGCCGATCAAGGAGACCCGCGACGCGGACCTCCCCCTGGTCGCCGCGCACTTCTTCTACTACGCGGGCTGGGCCGACAAGCTCGACCACGCGGGCTACGGCCCGAACCCGCGCCCCCTCGGCGTGGCCGGCCAGGTCATCCCGTGGAACTTCCCGCTGCTGATGCTGGCCTGGAAGATCGCCCCGGCGCTCGCCACCGGCAACACGGTCGTGCTGAAGCCCGCCGAGACGACCCCCCTGTCCGCACTGTTCTTCGCGGACATCTGCCGTCAGGCGGGCCTGCCCAAGGGCGTCGTCAACATCCTCACCGGCTACGGCGACGCGGGCGCGGCCCTCGTCGAGCACCCGGACGTCAACAAGGTCGCCTTCACCGGCTCGACCGCAGTGGGCAAGAAGATCGCCCGCCACGTCGCCGGCACCGACAAGAAGGTCACCCTGGAGCTGGGCGGCAAGGGCGCCAACATCGTCTTCGACGACGCCCCCATCGACCAGGCCGTCGAGGGCATCGTCAACGGCATCTTCTTCAACCAGGGCCAGGTCTGCTGCGCGGGCTCCCGTCTGCTGGTCCAGGAGTCGATCCACGACGAGCTGCTGGACTCCCTCAAGCGCCGCCTCTCCACGCTGCGCCTGGGCGACCCGCTCGACAAGAACACCGACATCGGCGCGATCAACTCCGCCGAGCAGCTCGCCCGGATCACCGCGCTCGCGGAGACCGGCGAGGCCGAGGGCGCCGAGCGCTGGTCCCCGGCGTGCGAGCTGCCGTCCTCCGGCTACTGGTTCGCCCCGACGCTCTTCACGAACGTCACCCAGGCACACACCGTGGCCCGTGACGAGATCTTCGGCCCGGTGCTGTCCGTGCTGACCTTCCGCACGCCCGACGAGGCCGTCGCCAAGGCCAACAACAGCCAGTACGGCCTGTCCGCCGGCATCTGGACGGAGAAGGGCTCGCGCATCCTCGCGGTCGCGAACCAGCTGCGCGCCGGAGTCGTCTGGGCCAACACGTTCAACAAGTTCGACCCGACCTCGCCCTTCGGCGGCTACAAGGAGTCGGGCTTCGGCCGCGAGGGCGGCCGCCACGGCCTGGAGGGCTACCTCGATGTCTGA
- the deoC gene encoding deoxyribose-phosphate aldolase: MPTTLTAFADVTTSDSALRRFLHGLPGVDAVGLEARAASLGTRSIKTTAKAYAIDLAISMIDLTTLEGADTPGKVRALSAKAVNPDPTDRTTPMTAAVCVYPDMVATAKAALNGADVKIASVATAFPAGRAALPVKLADTRDAVTAGADEIDMVIDRGAFLAGRYLETYELIKAVKEACVREDGSAARLKVIFETGELSTYDNIRRASWIGMLAGADFIKTSTGKVGVNATPANTLLMLEAVRDFRAQTGIQIGVKPAGGIRTTKDAIKFLVLVNETAGEDWLSNHWFRFGASSLLNDLLMQRQKLSTGRYSGPDYVTVD; encoded by the coding sequence ATGCCCACCACCCTCACCGCATTCGCTGACGTGACGACGTCCGACAGTGCGCTGCGCCGCTTCCTGCACGGGCTGCCCGGCGTCGACGCTGTCGGCCTGGAGGCCCGCGCGGCCTCCCTCGGCACCCGTTCGATCAAGACGACGGCCAAGGCGTACGCCATCGACCTGGCCATTTCGATGATCGACCTGACGACGCTGGAAGGCGCGGACACCCCGGGCAAGGTCCGGGCGCTCTCCGCCAAGGCCGTCAATCCCGATCCGACCGACCGTACGACTCCGATGACGGCCGCCGTCTGCGTCTACCCCGACATGGTGGCCACGGCGAAGGCCGCGCTGAACGGCGCCGACGTCAAGATCGCCTCCGTCGCGACCGCCTTCCCGGCCGGCCGTGCCGCCCTGCCCGTCAAGCTCGCGGACACCCGTGACGCCGTCACCGCCGGCGCCGACGAGATCGACATGGTCATCGACCGTGGCGCCTTCCTCGCCGGCCGCTACCTGGAGACGTACGAGCTGATCAAGGCCGTCAAGGAGGCCTGCGTCCGCGAGGACGGCAGCGCCGCGCGCCTGAAGGTCATCTTCGAGACCGGCGAGCTGTCGACCTACGACAACATCCGCCGCGCCTCCTGGATCGGCATGCTGGCGGGCGCCGACTTCATCAAGACGTCGACCGGCAAGGTCGGGGTCAACGCCACTCCGGCGAACACCCTGCTCATGCTCGAAGCCGTACGCGACTTCCGCGCGCAGACTGGAATCCAGATCGGCGTGAAGCCGGCCGGCGGCATCCGCACCACCAAGGACGCGATCAAGTTCCTGGTCCTGGTCAACGAGACCGCGGGCGAGGACTGGCTGAGCAACCACTGGTTCCGCTTCGGCGCCTCCAGCCTGCTCAACGACCTGTTGATGCAGCGCCAGAAGCTGAGCACCGGCCGTTACTCCGGTCCCGACTACGTGACGGTGGACTGA
- a CDS encoding class F sortase, which yields MSRAALRATALLAPLALAALTGCGGAPAADPATDPAPHVTAASAAPAEAPAAGPMTASEPVRVRIPSAGVDASPILGLGLTADGAVEVPSVADADKIGWYTKGVTPGQTGPAVLIGHFDTERGPAVLKDVSRVRTGEEITVSRADGTTAVFRVRELEQVGKKEFPTAKVYGDTTRPELRVITCGGELTDGHRPDNIILYADLVG from the coding sequence ATGTCCCGCGCCGCCCTCCGCGCCACCGCACTGCTCGCCCCGCTCGCCCTCGCCGCCCTGACCGGCTGCGGCGGCGCCCCCGCCGCGGACCCGGCCACGGACCCGGCCCCGCACGTCACCGCTGCCTCCGCCGCTCCGGCCGAAGCCCCGGCCGCCGGCCCGATGACCGCCTCCGAGCCCGTCCGCGTGCGCATCCCCTCGGCCGGGGTGGACGCCTCCCCGATCCTGGGGTTGGGGCTCACCGCCGACGGCGCCGTCGAGGTGCCCTCGGTGGCCGACGCCGACAAGATCGGCTGGTACACCAAGGGCGTCACGCCCGGCCAGACCGGTCCCGCCGTGCTGATCGGCCACTTCGACACCGAGCGCGGCCCGGCCGTGCTCAAGGACGTCTCGCGCGTGCGCACCGGCGAGGAGATCACCGTCTCCCGGGCCGACGGCACCACCGCCGTCTTCCGCGTCCGGGAGCTGGAGCAGGTCGGGAAGAAGGAGTTCCCGACCGCCAAGGTGTACGGGGACACCACCCGCCCCGAGCTGCGCGTCATCACCTGCGGCGGCGAGCTCACCGACGGCCACCGGCCCGACAACATCATCCTGTACGCCGATCTCGTGGGCTGA